In Carassius auratus strain Wakin chromosome 37, ASM336829v1, whole genome shotgun sequence, the DNA window GCAGGCGGCGAACTACAAACAGCTGAGAAAAGGAGCCAATGAAGGTAAAGTACCTCAGCATTTTATTAAACACCCAGCCGTATATCACACCTTTAAAACTTGCTCTTTCAAGATGTGTGGTTATTTAGaatggaaaacaaagaaaaacttgAATCAGTGAAATGAGTGACTTCATTGTGTTCCACAGCCACCAAAACTCTTAACCGTGGGATTTCTGAGTTCATTGTGATGGCGGCTGATGCTGAACCTCTGGAGATCATCCTGCACCTGCCGCTGCTGTGTGAGGATAAGAACGTGCCGTATGTGTTCGTGCGCTCTAAACAAGCTCTTGGACGTGCGTGTGGAGTGTCAAGACCTGTGATTGCCACATCAGTCACCATTAAGGAAGGATCACAGCTGAAACCTCAGATTCAGTCTGTGCAGATGTCTATTGAAAGACTCCTAGTTTGAGCTCATTCTACTTACACATTTGTTTTCAAGTTTTATAAATGATTTCTTTGTACAATCCTTAaggatttttcatttttctttttgaatgttaaaatcaaatgaaGTTGAGTGTGTTCCTCAGC includes these proteins:
- the snu13b gene encoding SNU13 homolog, small nuclear ribonucleoprotein b (U4/U6.U5), with translation MTEAEVNPKAYPLADATLSKTILDLVQQAANYKQLRKGANEATKTLNRGISEFIVMAADAEPLEIILHLPLLCEDKNVPYVFVRSKQALGRACGVSRPVIATSVTIKEGSQLKPQIQSVQMSIERLLV